TTCAGTTAGACTCCGTCTGCTGTCCAAGATGGCATCTCTCTCACTCCGGGCTCTCCTCGGGTTTGTTGGCGCCACGGCAGCGGTGACCGTGACCGTGGCCAGCTCTGGCGGACATGCCACTTCTCCGTACATGTACGGTATCATGTTTGAGGACATTAACCAGAGTGGCGATGGTGGCTTGTAAGTGCTGGTTCGCCTCTGACGCAAAGGGGTGGGACGTTCCCGAGCTGAGAAGATACCCTCCCAGGTACGCCGAGTTGATCTCGAACCGGGCCTTTCAAAACGAGTCGCTAAAGTCCTGGAGCGCCGTGGGCGACAGCACGCTGGCGCTCGACACCACCACGCCGCTGTCGTGGGCCCTGCCTCGCTCGGTCCGGGTCAAGGGGGGAAAGGGCAAGGCCGGCCTGAGGAACTCGGGCTACTGGGGCATCGACGTCAAGCACACCGACACGTACACCGGCAGCTTCTACTCGTACGGCGAGTACAGGGGTAGCTTCACCGCCTCCCTCGTGTCCGACATCACCAACGAGACGCTGGCCATCACCAAGATCAAGTCCAAGTCGGTCGCCAATGCCTGGACGAAGCACGAGTTCAAGTTGCACCCGACCAAGAGCGCGGcgaacagcaacaacagcttCGTCCTCGAGTTCCGCCCCAGCCATGAGACGGAGCTCAAGTTCAACCTGATCAGCCTCTTCCCCCCAACATACAACAACAGGTGAGCTAGCTCCCTCCCTTCCAATCCAAGTCTTTGTCTCTCGTCCGGCAGACCGTTTTCCCCACCAGAGCTTCTTCTGTTCTGACACTACATGTCCCATGTCTCTCAGGCCGAACGGTATGCGCCGGGACTTGATGGAGAAGCTCCGTGACCTCAAGCCGAGTTTCCTTCGGATACCTGGCGGCAACAACCTGTAAGCCATCCTCCATCTTCCAAGTCGGCACACGTGTGTGGCGTAGACTTTTGGGCGGCCCTCCCTGACACCAAGTGATTTAAAACAAAACAGCGAGGGCAACTTTGCCGGCAACCACTGGAACTGGTCCGCCACGATCGGCCCGCTGATTGAGCGGCCCGGCCGCATGGGCGTGTGGGGGTACGAGAACACGGATGGGCTCGGCCTGGTCGAGTACATGCACTGGGCGGAGGACTTGGGCGTCGACGTCGTGCTCGGGGTGGCCGCGGGTCTCTACCTGAACGGCGACGTCGTTcccgaggaggagctggacTTCTTCGTGCAGGACGCGCTCAACGAGCTCGAGTTCCTGATGGGCGACGTCTCGACTCCGTACGGCGCCCTGCGCGCCAAGCTCGGCTACCCCAGGCCGTGGAAGATCAAGTTCGTCGAGATCGGCAACGAAGACAACCTCTGGGGCGGCCTCGACTCGTACAAGAGCTACCGACTGAGGGCCTTCTACGACGCCATCAAGGCCAAGTACCCGGACATCTTCATCTTCTCATCGACCGACGAGGTCGTCTACAAGAAGTCGGGCCGCGATTACCACAAGTACACGCGTCCGGACTACTCCGTCTCCCAGTTCCACCTGTTTGACAACTGGACTGCGGAGCACCCCGTCCTCATCGGCGAGTGAGTATTAATTGATTAATTAGTCGAGACTCACGGCGCTCTCTCCTTGCCCACATTCCGGCTGTGAGCTGACGAGAGTGACCTTTTCCGCAGGTACGCCACCATCCAGAACAACACGGGCAAGCTCGAGGACACGGACTGGGACGCGCCCAAGAACGCGTGGTCCAACTGGATCGGCTCCGTCGCCGAGGCCGTCTTCCTGCTCGGCGCCGAGCGCAACGCCGACAAGATCTGGGGCACCGCCTTCGCGCCGCTGTTCCAGAACCTCAACAACTACCAGTGGGCCGTAGGTCACTCTCctttcccccctttccccccctttccctcccCACTTCCCCCTTTTCACCAACGGGTTGGAGGTGGGTCGTCGAATGATACATGCGGTGGCTGATGACACGGGGTTCGACGACGGCACGAACACAGCCCGACCTGATCTCCTTCACCGCCGACCCGGCCGACACCACCGTCAGCGTGTCGTACCCCATCATCCAGCTCTTCTCGGAGCACCGCATCACCCACACCCTCCCGGCCGCGTCCCCGGACGGGTTCGGCCCGCTGTACTGGGCCGCCGGTcgcggcggcctcggcggcggcggcggcggcggcggcggcggcggcggtcacgtgtcctcctcctcctcctcctacaTCCTCAAGGTGGCCGTTTACAACAGCACCGGGTCCGAGGACGTGCCGGTGAGCGTGCGCTTCGAGGGCCTCCCGAAGGGCAGCCCCGCAACCCTGACGGTGCTGACGGCGGCCGGCAGCGACCCCTGGGCCAAGAACACGCCTGGCCGTCCCGACGCCGTCAACAAGACCATCCAGCACCTGCGGGCTGGCAAGCACGGCGAGATCGACTTCAGCCTGCCCGACCTGTCGGTCGCCGTCTTGGTTGCGCGGGGGAAGTGATGCaggtcctttttttttttctctctctgttTCTTCCCTGTTAGATATTCAAAGGAGAGGGTAGGGGGTGGAGGGAAAAGAAAAATTAACTACCGTCTAATTAGGTCGTGTACAGTACCTGCTATATAGTAATGGTCCTACTTGAGACATAATACCCCATCTCACATGCGCACGCTGGGATGATAGAGGGCGCTTGTAACCTGAGTTGAGGTGCTGTACTGTTTCTGCTTTCCTAAACCAATAGGGCAATGTAAATGTAGAAGAGAgaggagaggaagaataAGAACATTAAATAGCAGATACATATTCTATCGTTAATAATTagttataataattagtaaCCTAAACGCTAGACAATTCGATTTTGTGGAAAAAAACATCTATTAGGTGTTTATAAATTTAGGTAGTTACCTAGATAATTAGCAGTTTCGTAGACCCTGACAGGTATCCTCCTTTTCATTTTATTGTTTTAGGATTACCCTTTCCGGCAGGGAATCAATAATACCATTCCCGGAGATTCGCTTCAAGCTACAAGGAGAATCTAAACAGCAAGGAAAGCGAAACACGTAGGCAGGGCTTGTACGAATTAGTGCGCTCCATCTCACTCATTGCTTGCACATCTAAACAACACCTCTAAACAGCAGGGAGATCAACTTAACGATTCTGTACCATCCCAACCAGTCTTTAACATCAAGATTCTCGCTATCCCTCTTCAggatcttaatacgcttgAAGTTATAGTCGAGGGGGGGGCGTGCTGAAAAGTGGGGCCAATCTGCCGATGTGCGAACAGGCAACCCAGAGCTTGCAGCCTGGCTCCTTCCAAGCTGCAAAGGACGGAGATACTTCATACAGATTGTGCCTCGTCAGCCTCGTAACCTGGGCCATAAATCGGTAAATATACCAATACCAAAcgtatctatagatagattCTTAATGAATTGTTTCGAAGCAGGCATACCGTATAGATACGCTAAGATTAAAGAATACAATATTCTGTAGATAGATACTCCGTGCTCTACTCCGTGGAGAGGTGACAAACCTATACACCGCAGGTAAACAGGTAGTGGGCCGAGCTAGAAACTATGACGTGCTCCTAGGATGAACAGACCGCCCGTGTAGTGCGCATCACAACCAACAATGGCGGCCCTGATACACTCAGACAGGAAAATGGATGTAAATCAAGGGAACCTCCTGTAGCTGCCTTATTAAGCGTGCATTACTGCGATTGCTACACCtacagccgccgccgccgcacgGTCGTAATCCCTGACCGCTGTCGGCCAACAAAGGGAAACGGCCGTGTCAAAAAAAGCCTTGACACTGCAACAGAAAGAGCTGACGGCGCGTTCCGCCTTGGTATCCGTCGGTCACGGAGGTGGCTCAGGAGTCAACGCCGCTTTCAGCGTTACAATTCTGAGATGTCTTGGCGAGCCTCCTGAGTGACGTATTCCGTGCTTGGTATTTACACGCCTTCTTAAACTCGGGGCCTACCTCTCCAGAAGGCAGAGTGAGAGAGGGATGTCACGTGGTGACAGGCGGGGTCCTGTTTGAGTGGCCGTGCCAGCCCAAATTTGACTGGCTGCCCGCCCACGCATCCCGCCTTGCGTTGTCGCTTCGCTGCGCTTCGGCCTTGCCCCTTCCCTCATTTCCAACTTTGCATCCAAAACCGGTGAACTTCTCCCGTTCTCGTTCTCTTTCCAAAACATCGAGCGACCGAACAAACATCGCGATTCATCTGCAACCACTTCCCAACCCGCCATCTTTCCCACACACAGCTTCTTGTCGGCATTCCGCCATTTTACTAGATTTCACGAGGTGAGTCCCGGTTCCTGTCCCCTCACCTGCTGCGTCCTCCACACACACTATGCACGGCTCGCCCACTGTCGTCATCGCCGGCGCGCCCTCAAGTCGCAGGCTTCATTTTCTTGAAGCCGCCCTCGGCATGTCCTTGGTCGCCCTGGGCTCGGAATTCAATTCCCTTCCCAGAGCTGGTATTCGTCATGCTAGGATCTGCCGTTTCCTGGAGCTTAAACCCGACCGGGTTGCGCATCCACCCCACACCGAGAGCGGGGAGCCTGGCATGAAGTCAGCGCGCACCACATCCAACGCCAGCAACATCGGAGTTGGTCCACCGTGACGGCTCATCTTTGCTACAGGGGGCGATTGATTGGCGGTTTCTTCACTTTGCCCGTTCATGCGTTGTGTTTTGTTCATTTTTTTCTTCGGTTCCTGCTTAACCCGCACATTGAGCTTGCCAAGTCAAAAATCGCCTCTTTTCGTATCACGCTAACTCAGAATCTCGCAGATATCTCCTCGATCGTCAACATGGGTCACGAAGATGCTGTCTATCTGGCCAAGCTGGCCGAGCAGGCCGAGCGCTACGAGGGCATGTACCTGATGGATAACGGATATCTGCGCTGTCGCCCGCTGACTCCTCACCCCGCGCACAGAGATGGTTGAGAACATGAAGATTGTTGCCTCCGAAGACCGCGATCTTACCGTCGAGGAGCGGAACCTCCTGTCGGTTGCCTACAAGAACGTTATTGGCGCTCGCCGTGCGTCGTGGAGGATCGTCACCTCGATTGAGCAGAAGGAGGAGTCCAAAGGCAACACCACCCAGGTTGCCCTCATCAAGGAATACCGCCAGAGGATCGAGTCCGAGCTCGCCAAGATCTGCGAGGATATTCTCGGCGTCCTGGACAAGCACCTGATTCCCTCCGCCAAGACTGGAGAGTCCAAGGTGTTCTACCACAAGATGTCAGTCGCCTTTTGTTGTCGATGTGCCGTTGTGAGTCGAGTTCTGACGCCATGCTAGGAAGGGTGACTACCACCGCTACCTCGCCGAGTTCGCCGTCGGCGAGAGGCGCAAGGACTCGGCCGACAAGTCTCTCGAGGCCTACAAGGCCGCCACCGAGGTTGCCCAGACCGAGCTGCCGCCTACCCACCCCATCCGCCTGGGTCTTGCCCTGAACTTCTCCGTCTTCTACTACGAGATCCTGAACGCACCCGACCAGGCTTGCCACCTGGCCAAGCAGGCGTTTGATGATGCCATTGCTGGTGAGTCACTCGCGAGCTGTCGCAAGGTTGATTGCTGTGTTTCTGACCGCCTGAATTGCAGAGCTCGACACATTGAGTGAGGAGAGCTACAAGGACAGCACCCTCATCATGCAGCTCCTCCGCGACAACCTGGTAAGTCCGGGACGCATTGGTTTGGCGATACGGTCGTATGCTGACGTACTGTAGACTCTCTGGACCTCTTCCGAGGCGGAGCCCCCCGCTGCTGGTCAGGCCGAAGCCCCTCCGGCCGAGGAGTCGAAGGCGGAGCCGTCTGCGGAGGAGCCCAAGGCCGAGTAAGCGGCGTCATAGATGTTCTCTCTCGATAGTGATAACCCCGGTTTGGCAAATCCCTTGGTGGAAACGGTGTCTTTGGAGCGCGGACTGGTGATCCCCACGTAACTTTGCATGTTTTTCACGGCAGATACACAAGACTTGGTGGGCGGTTTATCGCGGCAGTTGAGGGCTCAGGTGCAGCACTTGGGGGGTCCCGTTTCCTTTCTCAGATTGCTTGCTTCTTAGACTCTGACTGGCGAGGATCGCCTGGGCAAGAAATAAAACCGCGTGGTCAATAATAGACCTGATTGGCCGGCGACTTCTTTTTCGTATCCCCAATGGGATGTGATGTGCAACCTGTCAACCACAGGATGTTATGAAGTAGATGATGAATGAGGAGGCCCCTGTGGTTCTACCGCCCGGGTCTTCTTTCGTCAAGCCGCAACTTCTCCACTGTTCAGCAGCACTGGCTTCATCCCATCTCCACTCCCTTTCCCAGCATGCTGCTCCCTTTTCTCACCCCCCTTCTCATCTTggccatcgtcgtcgtcatcgagaACGGCAAAACAAACCCTCAGCCACAGACTGCAGTCCGCGCAGCCAACCATCAACTCCCCGAGGTCGGCGGCATCCTCCAGGTCGGCCTCGCCGAACTGATAACCCCTCGGATTCCCGCACCGGCACGAGCGGTACCACGTCGTCTCGCTGTCCCTGCCCCGACCTTTCTCCTCGTAGTCGAGGTCGTCTAGGTCGACGGTTTCGATGCCCGTCTGGAAATCCgccgctccgccgccgccgccgccgccccccggCGATTCCGTCGCCGACGATGGTGCTAGGGAGGATGGGCGGTGGCGCTGGGACTGGAGCACGAGCAGGGAGCGGTCGTAGGCTTGGCGGAGGGCCGGGCGGGAGAGGGTCGCGTAGGCGGTGGAGATCTGGTCGATTGTGTATCCTGGTGCAGAAGCTGGTGATGAAGAAGGTaatgatgatggtgatgatgaagTGGAAGATTTCTTGTCTGGGTGGTGGCGGAGCAGGGCGCGGCGGTAGGCGCGCTTGATGAGGGACGCTGCGGCTGGCTCGTCTAGGGAGGTGAGGGCCGAGGGGGAGAGATTCAGGATCTCGTAGTAGGTCGGGTTTGTTGCTGGTATTGACATTGTGGGCAAAGTGGCCGGGTTTATGTCTACAACACCCTGTGGGGTTTGCGTCGTTTGTGTTGTTTGTTGGTTTTGGTGTGGTGAGTCGACGATGGTGGTTTTGAAGACGGTGGCGCTTGAGTGTGTTTGAAAGAGAGCGAGCAAAGTGTGAGGGAAAGAATTTGAGAGCCAATCACGTGCTTGTGTCTTGCTAAAGGGCCCCCTCTCTCTGAGTCCCAATGGCAGAAAAAGACAGACGCTTCAACCCATAAAAACACAATGGTGTCTGTGGGAGACTGGCAGAGAAGGTAGGGAGCAGTCACCAGCGATACCGAAGGAGTGTGTTGGTGAGTGACGGTTGTTGCTCACTTGGCATTCGGCTGATCGCCCAATAACAGCGAAGTGCGAGAACTCGGAGCATGACCGACACCCAAGCCAGGACAGGatgaagaaaaagaagataTGGCACATGGTGTGTGCGTCGCGAAGAAGCAAATTCACGTCATGGGAGTCCCAGAGCTTGGAATGTTGTACATTGGTAATGGTACAGTCTAAACACATCGCAGTCCTCGTACACGGCCTGTGGCCGCTTATTTCGGGAACTTGGTCCAGTTCCGTTTCCCAACCTATGAAGAGAGTTAGCAAGAAAAGGATCCGAAACGGTCGAGGGCGGGGCTTTTCACGGCATACCTCCTTCCATTCCCTGATGAGCGCTGGCATCTCCAACATGGCCTGTCTCCTCTTCTCCATCCTGTTGTAACGCCCAGGTTAGCAACGCAATTCGAAACAGTCGGTCAAACGCAAAGGTGTTCCAAGGTAGTCCAGACGTACTTTGCGGCCAATTGCCTCTCATGCTTGTGGCCTTTGACCTTCTGGCCGACACCGGTACCCTTGACGCGCAGACCCAGCTCGACCCTCTTGCGCAGCCTCGTCTCGGTGCCCTTGGGCGTGTATGGCAACAGCTCCTCGACGCCGTGCTCCCGGGCCATCTTGACGAGCTCGGCCTGGCGGCGCAGCGAGTACTTCGGCTCGTGCCACCGCCCGGTGACGGGGTGCTTCATGGGCAGGAACGGGTTCGGCGTCTCCTCTTGGTAGGCCGTCTTGTACGTCTCGGGGTTGGCGCCCGCGGGCAGGATCGAGGGGGGCGGGTACCGCGCGAGGAATGTGCGCAGTCGCGCGGgcagcgccagcgccagctgTATGTGCTTcgtcgccgcggccgccatcGTTGCGGATTCGCCGGAGGAGGGCAATGCTGGCGGACGTTCGGTCGTCGTGAGTCGGAACGGTTCGCAGTTGCAAGCGCGGCACTTGCAGGCTCTCAAAAATAAGGTGGAGCCCTGCCTGTCTGGACCGTGCGGGCAGCCAGCCAGAGGACGGTGGGGCACGGTTCATATCCGCACGGTATACAAATATAcctccgtacggagtacatgaCTTACGAAGTGCAAGGTTAGGTCCCATGTTACATCAataagtacggattacttcgAACCGCTGCGCGCGCCGTCCATCATCAAGCAGACCACTCGTCTCTCGGGACCGCGGGCATCTATCCACCACCCCGAAGACAATCGCCAGTCGCTGCACGTCTGCCTGCCATGGATAAACGACGCTTGCCCCCAGACCTTCCGGCTC
This genomic window from Thermothelomyces thermophilus ATCC 42464 chromosome 1, complete sequence contains:
- a CDS encoding glycoside hydrolase family 51 protein (CAZy_ID 267846), with product MASLSLRALLGFVGATAAVTVTVASSGGHATSPYMYGIMFEDINQSGDGGLYAELISNRAFQNESLKSWSAVGDSTLALDTTTPLSWALPRSVRVKGGKGKAGLRNSGYWGIDVKHTDTYTGSFYSYGEYRGSFTASLVSDITNETLAITKIKSKSVANAWTKHEFKLHPTKSAANSNNSFVLEFRPSHETELKFNLISLFPPTYNNRPNGMRRDLMEKLRDLKPSFLRIPGGNNLEGNFAGNHWNWSATIGPLIERPGRMGVWGYENTDGLGLVEYMHWAEDLGVDVVLGVAAGLYLNGDVVPEEELDFFVQDALNELEFLMGDVSTPYGALRAKLGYPRPWKIKFVEIGNEDNLWGGLDSYKSYRLRAFYDAIKAKYPDIFIFSSTDEVVYKKSGRDYHKYTRPDYSVSQFHLFDNWTAEHPVLIGEYATIQNNTGKLEDTDWDAPKNAWSNWIGSVAEAVFLLGAERNADKIWGTAFAPLFQNLNNYQWAPDLISFTADPADTTVSVSYPIIQLFSEHRITHTLPAASPDGFGPLYWAAGRGGLGGGGGGGGGGGGHVSSSSSSYILKVAVYNSTGSEDVPVSVRFEGLPKGSPATLTVLTAAGSDPWAKNTPGRPDAVNKTIQHLRAGKHGEIDFSLPDLSVAVLVARGK